A stretch of the Sulfurimonas sp. HSL3-1 genome encodes the following:
- a CDS encoding SPOR domain-containing protein — MPDEHHNELNDIILNRSARDGTRKKMLIGVGTLVVVAIVIVVIMGRMSGSSPVQVAHPEVVTQPVAEPVTPPASVNATAEMPEPAPLPTADATPAAAPEVANPVPIEQSDIIVIDETEPEVAPQPKPAPAPVATPKPTPTPTPTVAGHPAPGDIYIQVGSFSRYKPNRAFLDNIKRSGYDYTFHRVVINGATANKVLVGPFKNRTDAKAHLQDVRRKIESGAFIYTIKP; from the coding sequence ATGCCTGACGAACACCACAACGAACTCAACGATATCATCCTCAACCGGAGCGCACGGGACGGTACCCGCAAGAAGATGCTTATCGGAGTCGGCACGCTGGTGGTCGTCGCCATCGTCATTGTCGTCATCATGGGGCGTATGAGCGGTTCCTCGCCCGTGCAGGTGGCCCATCCCGAAGTCGTCACCCAGCCCGTTGCGGAACCGGTAACGCCTCCGGCATCCGTCAACGCAACGGCCGAAATGCCTGAACCGGCCCCGCTCCCGACAGCCGATGCCACGCCGGCCGCGGCCCCCGAAGTCGCCAACCCGGTGCCGATCGAACAAAGCGACATCATCGTCATCGACGAAACGGAACCCGAAGTCGCACCGCAGCCGAAGCCGGCGCCTGCACCGGTCGCGACGCCCAAACCGACGCCGACACCTACGCCGACCGTCGCGGGTCACCCGGCACCGGGCGACATCTATATCCAGGTCGGCTCGTTCAGCCGTTACAAGCCCAACCGCGCCTTCCTGGACAACATCAAGCGCAGCGGCTACGACTACACCTTCCACCGGGTCGTCATCAACGGTGCAACGGCCAACAAGGTCCTCGTCGGTCCGTTCAAAAACCGCACCGATGCCAAGGCACATCTGCAGGACGTCCGCCGCAAGATCGAGTCCGGCGCGTTCATCTATACCATCAAACCGTAA
- a CDS encoding anthranilate synthase component I family protein: protein MFHHTQFMLDQFAPIALYQKLKNAFADEITFLFESAGGSGGKNSIVLIGARERLQYREGETRYTNGAGETDVSATSPFDFLKSYYAAIDTAPYKAVCKSLDIGYADGFIGYIGYDMVKVFEPVLKSYMEKLDDPMQVPDLDLILPKLVVVYSHQNHKVTLLTTLDAMAELFGTLEAEIKGEYDYTPLVPMHNDEGGSFAFTKERFFEMVADSKEMIKSGDVFQILMTNRYTRKAHVDPFSFYRILRTKNPSPYMFLMEYEDFAIVGSSPEVMVRLQENELLLRPIAGTRKRGDTKERDRELEEELLADPKELSEHLMLIDLGRNDIGRVAKTGTVKVEDMMHIERYSHVMHIVSDVTAELRDDKDMFDLFMATFTAGTMTGAPKIRAMELIAEFEGLKRGFYSGAIGYFGFDGNMDSAITIRTSLVKPGEVILQAGAGIVADSQPELEYLEVQNKLGALMSSLEDLKF, encoded by the coding sequence ATGTTCCACCATACCCAGTTTATGCTCGATCAGTTCGCACCGATCGCGCTTTACCAGAAACTCAAAAACGCCTTCGCGGACGAGATCACCTTTTTGTTCGAGAGTGCCGGCGGCAGCGGCGGCAAGAACAGCATCGTCCTGATCGGCGCGCGCGAGCGGCTGCAGTACCGCGAAGGCGAGACCCGCTATACGAACGGCGCGGGCGAAACCGATGTTTCCGCAACCTCCCCCTTTGATTTTCTCAAGTCCTACTACGCCGCGATCGACACCGCCCCGTACAAAGCGGTCTGCAAGAGCCTCGACATCGGCTACGCCGACGGCTTTATCGGCTACATCGGCTACGACATGGTCAAGGTGTTCGAACCGGTACTGAAGAGCTACATGGAGAAGCTCGACGACCCGATGCAGGTGCCCGACCTCGACCTGATCCTGCCCAAACTCGTCGTCGTCTACTCCCACCAGAACCACAAGGTTACCCTGCTGACGACCCTGGACGCGATGGCGGAGCTCTTCGGCACCCTCGAGGCCGAGATCAAGGGCGAGTACGACTACACGCCGCTCGTGCCGATGCACAATGACGAAGGGGGCAGCTTCGCCTTTACGAAGGAGCGCTTCTTCGAGATGGTGGCGGACTCCAAAGAGATGATCAAGAGCGGCGACGTCTTCCAGATCCTGATGACGAACCGCTACACCCGCAAAGCGCATGTGGACCCCTTCAGCTTCTACCGCATCCTCCGCACCAAGAACCCTTCGCCCTATATGTTCCTGATGGAGTACGAGGATTTCGCCATTGTCGGAAGCTCCCCGGAGGTCATGGTGCGACTGCAGGAGAACGAACTGCTGCTGCGCCCCATCGCGGGCACCCGCAAACGCGGCGACACCAAAGAGCGCGACCGTGAACTCGAGGAGGAGCTGCTGGCAGACCCCAAAGAGCTCTCCGAGCACCTTATGCTCATCGACCTGGGCCGCAACGACATCGGCCGCGTCGCCAAGACCGGTACGGTCAAGGTCGAGGATATGATGCACATCGAGCGCTACTCCCACGTCATGCACATCGTCAGCGACGTCACCGCGGAACTGCGCGACGATAAAGATATGTTCGACCTCTTTATGGCGACTTTCACCGCCGGCACCATGACCGGGGCGCCGAAGATCCGCGCGATGGAGCTTATCGCCGAATTCGAAGGCCTCAAGCGCGGCTTCTACAGCGGTGCCATCGGCTACTTCGGCTTCGACGGCAACATGGACAGCGCCATTACGATCCGGACCTCCCTCGTCAAACCGGGCGAGGTGATCCTGCAGGCGGGCGCGGGCATCGTCGCCGACTCCCAGCCCGAACTGGAGTACCTCGAAGTCCAGAACAAACTGGGCGCACTGATGAGCTCCCTGGAGGACCTGAAGTTTTGA
- a CDS encoding shikimate dehydrogenase, with product MTPALFAIFGDPVHHSRSPLMHNHVFKRLGFPGCYTRVHLTDGTKLRKTFFDLGLQGANITVPHKEAAYNACDEIRGFAREVGVVNTIINENGKLIGYNTDADGFLFAIRNFENVNDVLILGAGGTARALASRLRQEGKSVHVLNRSAGRLAPFADDGFATMTWDDFTPKGYDLVVNTTSAGLEDDSLPAPEALLLPLLQQSRYGADAIYGKVTPFLALCADNGLRAIDGAEMLLGQGVLANRFFTEERYSAESIEEVMRESFAF from the coding sequence TTGACCCCCGCCCTCTTCGCCATCTTCGGCGATCCCGTCCACCACTCCCGCTCGCCGCTGATGCACAACCACGTCTTCAAACGCCTGGGGTTTCCCGGCTGCTACACGCGGGTACACCTTACCGACGGCACCAAGCTGCGCAAAACCTTCTTCGACCTGGGGCTTCAGGGCGCGAACATCACCGTACCGCACAAAGAGGCCGCCTATAACGCCTGCGACGAGATCCGCGGCTTCGCCCGCGAGGTCGGCGTCGTCAACACGATCATCAACGAAAACGGGAAGCTCATCGGCTACAACACCGATGCCGACGGCTTCCTCTTCGCCATCCGCAACTTTGAGAACGTCAATGACGTCCTGATCCTCGGCGCGGGCGGTACGGCCCGCGCGCTGGCCTCGCGGCTGCGACAGGAGGGCAAGAGCGTCCATGTGCTCAACCGCTCCGCCGGACGCCTCGCCCCCTTTGCCGACGACGGCTTCGCGACGATGACCTGGGACGATTTCACCCCTAAAGGCTACGACCTCGTCGTCAACACGACCTCGGCCGGGCTCGAAGACGACAGCCTCCCCGCCCCCGAAGCCCTGCTGCTCCCGCTGCTGCAGCAGAGCCGCTACGGGGCCGATGCCATCTACGGCAAGGTGACGCCCTTTCTGGCCCTTTGCGCCGATAACGGCCTGCGCGCCATCGACGGTGCCGAGATGCTCCTGGGCCAGGGGGTCCTGGCCAACCGCTTCTTCACCGAAGAGCGCTACAGTGCCGAATCCATCGAAGAGGTGATGCGTGAAAGTTTTGCCTTCTAA
- a CDS encoding lytic murein transglycosylase — MKVLPSKRAAALLLPLLGTTLFAYSDCAFRLDAYETICKKAVSKGVSIDYANRYLLDSQTALRDGQSLRLFSPKMITVHHANEKRANNALVTFVPAMVENLRQYRAVYDEAERRFHVNREVIAAILAKETRLGRFGSKHDAFTVFNTLVRELPGNTPRNKGLLAMAERNIVSLMQFCYANGIAPAQCRFKSSYAGAVGIPQFMPQNFYLIERYGEGTGDLERMEDAILSTARFLNENAAFKALIDWKQFPEMPTVESAWYDYDFANDNASFAFDKGRNGHTYNCFACKKPELDYLSLYVKKIMRYNNSSNYALGVLRLAYDAHVLLNK, encoded by the coding sequence GTGAAAGTTTTGCCTTCTAAGCGCGCTGCCGCCCTCCTGCTTCCCCTGCTTGGCACCACCCTCTTCGCCTACAGCGACTGCGCCTTCAGGCTGGACGCCTACGAAACTATCTGCAAAAAAGCCGTCTCCAAGGGCGTCAGCATCGACTACGCCAACCGCTACCTTCTCGACTCCCAGACCGCCCTGCGCGACGGCCAGAGTCTCCGCCTCTTCAGCCCCAAGATGATCACGGTGCACCACGCCAACGAAAAACGCGCCAACAACGCCCTTGTCACCTTCGTGCCCGCGATGGTCGAGAACCTGCGGCAGTACCGCGCCGTCTACGACGAAGCCGAACGGCGTTTTCACGTCAACCGCGAGGTCATCGCCGCCATCCTCGCCAAGGAAACAAGGCTGGGACGTTTCGGCTCCAAGCACGACGCCTTTACCGTCTTCAACACCCTCGTGCGCGAACTTCCCGGCAATACCCCGCGCAACAAGGGGCTCCTCGCCATGGCCGAACGCAACATCGTCTCGCTGATGCAGTTTTGCTACGCCAACGGCATCGCGCCGGCCCAGTGCCGCTTTAAAAGCTCCTACGCCGGGGCCGTCGGCATCCCCCAGTTCATGCCCCAGAACTTCTATCTCATCGAGCGCTACGGCGAGGGGACGGGCGACCTGGAACGGATGGAGGACGCTATCCTCTCCACCGCGCGCTTCCTGAACGAAAACGCCGCGTTTAAAGCATTGATCGACTGGAAGCAGTTCCCGGAGATGCCGACGGTGGAGTCCGCGTGGTACGACTACGATTTTGCCAACGACAACGCCTCGTTCGCCTTCGACAAAGGGCGCAACGGACACACCTACAACTGTTTCGCCTGCAAAAAGCCGGAACTGGATTACCTCTCGCTCTACGTCAAGAAGATCATGCGCTACAACAACTCCAGCAACTACGCGCTCGGCGTGCTGCGGCTCGCCTACGACGCCCACGTTCTTTTAAACAAATAA
- a CDS encoding ABC transporter ATP-binding protein produces the protein MIECRNVCFDATDFEGEKFPLLRDVSFTIGEGEKIVLFGINGSGKSTLLKLLNGLEYPKSGEILYGGALMDKRFLKANKGTFRRENVLQMQDPNSMLFNTSVYEEIAFGPRSFGFDDVDERVRHFAELFGVTKLLERAPYRLSGGEKQRVLLASLLAVEPKFLMMDEPTAHLDPPTTGWLVELLQEMKITTLLCTHNLSLGRELGTRALVLGPDHTLHYDGPVEALFERLEILDEARLLHRHRHTHEGKEHTHAHLHDWA, from the coding sequence ATGATTGAGTGCCGTAACGTCTGTTTCGACGCGACCGATTTCGAGGGGGAGAAGTTCCCGCTCCTGCGCGACGTCTCTTTCACCATAGGGGAGGGGGAGAAGATCGTGCTCTTCGGGATCAACGGTTCGGGCAAATCGACGCTGCTCAAACTCCTCAACGGGCTGGAGTATCCCAAAAGCGGCGAGATCCTCTACGGCGGCGCCTTGATGGACAAACGTTTTCTCAAAGCGAATAAAGGGACGTTCCGGCGGGAGAACGTACTGCAGATGCAGGACCCCAACAGCATGCTCTTCAACACCAGCGTCTACGAGGAGATCGCCTTCGGGCCCCGCAGTTTCGGGTTTGACGACGTCGACGAAAGGGTAAGGCACTTCGCGGAGCTCTTCGGGGTGACCAAGCTGCTTGAACGCGCCCCCTACCGGCTCAGCGGCGGGGAGAAGCAGCGCGTGCTGCTGGCGTCCCTGCTGGCCGTCGAGCCGAAATTCCTGATGATGGACGAACCGACGGCGCACCTGGACCCGCCGACGACGGGGTGGCTCGTGGAGCTGCTGCAGGAGATGAAGATCACGACCCTGCTGTGCACGCACAACCTCAGCCTCGGCCGGGAGCTGGGAACAAGGGCCCTGGTGCTCGGTCCAGACCATACCCTGCATTACGACGGCCCGGTCGAAGCGCTGTTCGAGCGCCTGGAGATCCTGGATGAGGCGAGGCTGCTGCACCGCCACCGCCATACCCACGAGGGCAAGGAACATACCCACGCGCACCTGCACGACTGGGCGTAG